One genomic window of Polyangium aurulentum includes the following:
- a CDS encoding pyridoxal phosphate-dependent decarboxylase family protein translates to MPRPFRHSAPLELGGAELRDLVSACMDRLAPWLDELKEQPAHSLDGSHKVARGFDEPMPEHGVPFRRVLARLFDRAIPVSLNTASPGYLAYLPGGGLPSTALADLIADVTNRYTGIWMPAPGLVQLEISVIRWFCSLAGYGPSSGGWLCSGGSIANLAAVVAAREAKLGEDIDGGVLYTSEGAHHSIAKAARVAGFPRRAMRVVPVDESFRLKRDDLARTVAEDRAAGLRPFMVVAQAGSTPVGAVDDLAGLADFCADMGLWLHVDAAYGGFFLLTERGQAALAGIERADSVALDPHKGLFLPYGTGCLLVKELATLRAAFAEKAAYMPPSQEDEEHWDFSDLGLELSRPARGLRIWLPLWLHGASAFRDALDEKLDLARSAAARVRALPGVRIVAEPELSLFAFRVEPPEMKAAELDAFNRRVLARINQRKRLMLTGTTLRDPALGEEVFVIRVCVLCFRTHADRIDMLIEDLSGAIADPRG, encoded by the coding sequence ATGCCTCGCCCCTTCAGACACTCCGCGCCGCTCGAGCTCGGAGGCGCCGAGCTTCGCGATCTCGTCTCCGCCTGCATGGATCGGCTCGCGCCGTGGCTGGATGAGCTGAAGGAGCAACCCGCCCATTCGCTCGATGGCAGTCACAAGGTCGCCCGCGGCTTCGACGAGCCCATGCCCGAGCACGGCGTGCCCTTTCGGCGCGTGCTCGCGAGGCTCTTCGATCGTGCCATTCCGGTCAGCCTGAACACGGCCTCGCCGGGCTATCTCGCGTACCTCCCCGGTGGCGGCCTGCCGAGCACGGCGCTCGCGGATCTCATCGCCGACGTGACCAATCGTTACACGGGCATCTGGATGCCTGCGCCCGGGCTGGTGCAGCTCGAGATCAGCGTGATTCGCTGGTTCTGCTCGCTCGCGGGGTACGGGCCTTCCTCGGGCGGTTGGCTTTGTTCAGGTGGGTCGATAGCGAACCTGGCCGCCGTGGTCGCGGCACGCGAAGCGAAGCTCGGCGAGGACATCGACGGGGGCGTCCTTTATACCTCGGAAGGAGCGCATCACTCGATCGCAAAGGCAGCGCGCGTGGCCGGTTTTCCGCGGCGTGCGATGCGCGTCGTGCCCGTGGACGAGTCTTTCCGGTTGAAGCGCGACGATCTTGCCAGGACCGTGGCCGAGGATCGGGCCGCGGGACTCCGGCCTTTCATGGTCGTCGCGCAGGCCGGCTCCACGCCGGTCGGCGCGGTAGACGATCTCGCCGGATTGGCCGATTTTTGCGCCGACATGGGGCTATGGCTCCATGTGGACGCGGCGTACGGCGGTTTCTTCCTCCTCACCGAGCGCGGGCAGGCCGCGCTCGCAGGGATCGAACGGGCGGACTCCGTGGCGCTCGACCCGCACAAGGGGCTCTTTTTACCTTATGGCACCGGCTGCCTGCTCGTGAAGGAGCTCGCGACCTTGCGCGCTGCCTTTGCCGAGAAGGCCGCGTATATGCCGCCTTCGCAGGAGGACGAAGAACACTGGGATTTCTCCGATCTCGGCCTCGAATTGAGCCGTCCGGCCCGCGGTCTGCGTATCTGGTTGCCGCTCTGGCTCCACGGCGCGTCGGCATTTCGTGACGCGCTGGACGAGAAGCTCGATCTCGCCCGAAGCGCGGCGGCTCGGGTGAGGGCCCTGCCCGGCGTGCGTATCGTCGCCGAGCCCGAGCTGTCCTTGTTCGCGTTCCGGGTAGAGCCGCCGGAGATGAAAGCCGCGGAGCTCGACGCGTTCAATCGGCGCGTACTCGCCCGCATCAATCAGCGGAAGCGCCTGATGTTGACGGGCACGACCTTGCGCGATCCAGCGCTCGGAGAGGAGGTCTTCGTCATCCGCGTCTGCGTGCTCTGCTTCCGCACTCACGCGGACAGGATCGACATGCTGATCGAGGACCTCTCGGGCGCGATTGCGGATCCGCGGGGATGA
- a CDS encoding DUF4838 domain-containing protein: protein MRAKHLLGLCLLGFLPAAFTAACSAEDTNATAGAGASTSGSGGSGGSGQPAAPPLAMPPSSTVIVTAAMPTAEEKQAAELLRDWMRRAAHVTEGFDIVLDTDPTSGKVVIAVGATKFRQPDDVADIDIDGFTITRRDQVIVIAGGERRGNYLGAVRFLDVACGVRFYMPGDTFTSLPASPELAAPALAIRSNPATRSFLMTGIAGIGAPGLPGEPEWAKRNALDNRRRGGTHQHNLDAVFPKDKYAAKYPAIYGANGIPCFSEPTLLDAAEETAVEHFTKNPGDEYLAYSVNDTSARCEKDPADDTLYSEVYWKFMNALAERLTSKFPDKKILGLAYAGVRIPPSFPLHEKIIVFTNLHISELQYDGLLNPGGPVEQWLGLAKHHGNHEWGEGKGFLIPRIYTGYFAEFLVKVDSAGVDTGYQHLESYPNYGLDGPKYYVWARTLWDPHADTKAVWAQLTGDLFGAAGPSMLDYFQTLEQLWITWDNVEGPERKLFGWGNQFKSTPASLAQFRHAREALDQAKAAAAGDAVVAGRIDLFAKTFRLTEMLVEQAAAPTVKAGYADEVKAHLESALVPDPMTLYRTSPDDLRGNVTAAIGAVTSGKPVE from the coding sequence ATGCGTGCGAAACACTTGCTTGGGCTCTGTCTCCTGGGGTTTCTGCCGGCGGCTTTCACCGCCGCCTGCTCGGCAGAGGACACGAACGCGACGGCGGGCGCGGGCGCCTCGACGAGCGGCAGCGGCGGCTCGGGCGGCTCGGGCCAGCCCGCGGCGCCGCCGCTCGCGATGCCTCCCTCGTCGACGGTGATCGTGACCGCCGCGATGCCGACCGCGGAGGAAAAGCAGGCGGCCGAGTTGCTACGCGACTGGATGCGCCGCGCAGCGCACGTCACCGAAGGTTTCGACATCGTGCTCGACACCGACCCCACCTCCGGCAAGGTCGTCATCGCGGTCGGCGCGACGAAGTTCCGCCAGCCCGACGACGTCGCGGATATCGACATCGACGGGTTCACGATTACCCGACGCGACCAGGTCATCGTCATCGCGGGCGGCGAGCGGCGAGGCAACTACCTCGGCGCCGTGCGCTTTCTCGACGTCGCGTGCGGGGTGCGCTTCTACATGCCGGGCGACACGTTCACGTCGCTGCCTGCGTCGCCGGAGCTCGCGGCGCCGGCGCTCGCGATCCGTTCGAACCCGGCGACGCGCTCGTTCCTGATGACCGGGATCGCGGGCATTGGCGCGCCGGGGCTCCCGGGCGAGCCCGAATGGGCGAAGCGCAACGCGCTCGACAACCGGCGGCGCGGCGGCACGCACCAGCACAACCTGGACGCCGTGTTCCCGAAGGACAAATACGCTGCGAAGTATCCGGCAATCTACGGGGCAAACGGCATCCCGTGCTTCTCCGAGCCGACGCTCCTCGACGCGGCCGAGGAGACGGCGGTCGAGCATTTCACGAAAAACCCCGGCGACGAGTACCTCGCGTACAGCGTCAACGATACGAGCGCCCGGTGCGAGAAGGACCCGGCTGACGACACATTGTATTCGGAAGTCTACTGGAAGTTCATGAACGCGCTCGCGGAGCGGCTCACGTCGAAATTCCCTGATAAAAAGATCCTGGGCCTCGCGTACGCCGGCGTGCGGATCCCGCCGAGCTTTCCGCTGCACGAGAAGATCATCGTGTTCACGAACCTCCATATTTCGGAGCTCCAGTACGACGGTCTGTTGAACCCCGGCGGCCCGGTGGAGCAGTGGCTCGGGCTTGCGAAGCATCATGGCAACCACGAGTGGGGCGAGGGCAAAGGGTTCCTCATCCCGCGCATCTACACGGGCTATTTCGCCGAGTTCCTGGTCAAGGTGGACAGCGCCGGGGTGGACACGGGCTACCAGCACCTGGAGTCGTACCCGAATTACGGGCTCGACGGTCCCAAATACTACGTCTGGGCGCGCACCCTGTGGGATCCGCACGCGGACACGAAGGCGGTCTGGGCCCAGTTGACGGGAGATCTGTTCGGCGCTGCAGGGCCGTCGATGCTCGATTACTTCCAGACGCTGGAGCAGCTATGGATCACGTGGGACAACGTGGAGGGGCCGGAACGGAAGCTATTCGGGTGGGGCAATCAGTTCAAGTCGACGCCGGCGTCGCTCGCGCAGTTCCGCCACGCGCGCGAGGCTCTGGACCAGGCGAAGGCGGCCGCTGCGGGCGACGCGGTGGTGGCGGGGCGCATCGATCTGTTCGCCAAGACGTTCCGGCTGACCGAGATGCTGGTGGAGCAGGCGGCCGCGCCCACGGTGAAGGCCGGATATGCCGACGAGGTGAAGGCTCACCTCGAGAGCGCGCTCGTGCCCGATCCAATGACGCTCTACCGCACGAGCCCCGATGACCTCCGGGGAAACGTGACAGCCGCGATCGGGGCCGTCACGAGCGGGAAGCCGGTGGAGTAG
- a CDS encoding WD40 repeat domain-containing protein, producing the protein MNRRLEFPPSKLAKLKKAITSILPGGLPEDVARFYGKSDGLKLFHGTEKFVLVGLTEMFGGIQKGAFQKHVVVKKADLDELEWSMLPFYEQFFNEYGDVTDKKSLDQLNLRMRLKLLASVEGESTELAIDYFDEKPTLYLVDHADAAYPLKGLGFDELVQWFSKFGTRRWYYAFLDKKAEASLNIDLRAELERSLEDFPREEWAPLLARFPKKKEPRPMRAMVVSATSDLPVIRSSFPTLKEAPEVIDEDAPRGVSFSADGRRLVVWGGNYGLFVHDVAERKRLWKQKNAEAVDLAPDGHTVAVLEHAQASEHADRLVLRSCATGKPLHREPWRPGRALTTLACIGGGKVVVADSSDTLHVLDAETQRVLKTVPRVKNARRLGAVGNTARVLVHVQAYDRGAGVLTGRSAVKLIELETGEIVKTWAGATAFAASADGALVALRWLGKPSVVRLVELASGRVVHELEGGTSSPDENPHYGFHLRFSPDGSRLAITERMYDAVSKIVTSTVRLYDTRRGTLVERVDLGRHPDRPRLTIDAEGLALSIDGVLCIAADSYGLRLWRI; encoded by the coding sequence ATGAATCGTCGACTCGAATTCCCACCCAGCAAGCTTGCGAAGCTGAAGAAAGCGATCACCTCCATCCTCCCGGGCGGATTGCCCGAAGACGTCGCACGCTTCTACGGAAAGAGCGACGGCCTGAAGCTTTTCCACGGCACCGAAAAGTTCGTCCTCGTCGGCCTCACCGAGATGTTCGGTGGGATCCAGAAAGGCGCCTTTCAGAAGCACGTCGTCGTGAAGAAGGCCGACCTGGACGAACTCGAGTGGTCCATGCTCCCGTTCTACGAGCAATTCTTCAACGAATACGGCGACGTGACGGACAAGAAATCACTCGACCAGCTCAACCTCCGCATGCGGCTCAAGCTGCTCGCGAGCGTGGAGGGAGAGTCGACCGAGCTCGCCATCGACTACTTCGACGAAAAGCCCACGCTCTATCTCGTAGACCATGCCGACGCAGCGTACCCGCTGAAGGGACTCGGGTTCGACGAGCTGGTCCAGTGGTTCTCGAAGTTCGGCACGCGGCGCTGGTACTACGCCTTCCTCGACAAGAAGGCCGAGGCGAGCCTCAACATCGATCTACGCGCGGAGCTCGAGCGATCGCTCGAGGACTTTCCACGGGAAGAATGGGCGCCGCTCCTTGCGCGCTTTCCGAAAAAGAAGGAGCCCAGGCCCATGCGCGCGATGGTGGTCTCCGCCACGAGCGACCTGCCGGTCATTCGTAGCTCTTTCCCGACGTTGAAGGAGGCGCCCGAAGTCATCGACGAAGACGCGCCGCGCGGCGTGTCGTTCAGCGCCGATGGCCGGCGCCTCGTGGTGTGGGGCGGAAACTACGGGCTCTTCGTTCACGACGTCGCTGAACGCAAGCGATTGTGGAAGCAGAAGAACGCCGAGGCGGTCGACCTCGCTCCGGACGGCCATACCGTCGCGGTCCTCGAGCATGCGCAGGCGTCCGAGCATGCCGATCGACTCGTGCTGCGCTCGTGTGCAACGGGCAAGCCGCTCCATCGCGAGCCATGGCGGCCGGGCCGCGCGCTCACGACGCTGGCTTGCATCGGAGGCGGAAAGGTCGTCGTCGCTGATAGCAGCGACACGCTGCACGTATTGGATGCCGAGACGCAGCGTGTGCTGAAGACGGTGCCCCGCGTGAAGAACGCGCGCCGGCTCGGCGCAGTCGGGAACACGGCTCGCGTGCTCGTACACGTCCAGGCCTACGATAGGGGCGCGGGGGTGCTCACGGGCCGTTCCGCCGTGAAGCTCATCGAGCTCGAGACCGGAGAGATCGTGAAGACCTGGGCCGGCGCCACGGCCTTCGCCGCCTCTGCCGATGGCGCGCTCGTGGCCCTTCGCTGGCTCGGAAAGCCGTCGGTCGTGCGTCTCGTCGAGCTCGCGTCGGGCCGCGTCGTCCACGAGCTCGAAGGGGGCACGAGCAGCCCGGACGAGAATCCTCACTACGGCTTCCACCTCCGCTTTTCGCCCGATGGCTCGCGGCTCGCAATCACCGAGCGAATGTACGACGCGGTCAGCAAGATCGTGACGAGCACGGTGCGCCTCTACGATACGAGGCGGGGGACGCTCGTCGAGCGCGTCGACCTCGGACGGCATCCGGACCGCCCGCGCCTCACGATCGACGCCGAAGGGCTCGCACTCTCAATCGATGGCGTGCTCTGCATCGCCGCCGACTCGTACGGGCTTCGACTATGGCGCATCTGA